One region of Lampris incognitus isolate fLamInc1 chromosome 12, fLamInc1.hap2, whole genome shotgun sequence genomic DNA includes:
- the mlana gene encoding melanoma antigen recognized by T-cells 1, producing the protein MPCNRTEGMPRGDFSIYFAGKRGGYVRAEEAVGVALLVVILAAVLILGCWYFRRRSGYKMIRSPRTGSPGYTRGQYSEAGPSADNKMALSDFGNLRSVIPNAPPAYEKISSGPLPPPYSP; encoded by the exons ATGCCGTGCAATCGCACTGAAGGGATGCCTCGCGGGGACTTCAGCATTTATTTTGCCGGCAAGCGCGGCGGATATGTCAGAGCTGAGGA GGCAGTGGGAGTAGCTTTGCTGGTGGTCATTTTGGCAGCTGTCCTCATCCTGGGCTGCTGGTACTTCCGGCGAAGGAGCGGCTACAAAATGATTAGA AGTCCCAGGACAGGGTCACCAGGCTACACACGTGGTCAGTACAGTGAGGCAGGACCCTCAGCAGATAACAAGATGGCTCTTAGTGACTTTGGCAACCTCCGATCTGTG ATTCCTAATGCTCCTCCTGCCTATGAGAAGATATCATCTGGGCCACTACCACCTCCATATTCCCCCTGA